The sequence AATGACGCCTCTTATTTCTTCCAGATACTCCGGGTCGCACTGACGTTCGAGGGTCACCTCGTCGAGCTTAACCTCGATGCCCTGGTTCAAAAAGTGTATGCGCAGGGCCGAGGCCAGGATACCCACTTCCTTCTTGCCTCCGGCTTCACACACCGTCACGCATTCATTGCACCCGGCTACCAGGATTTTTCGGTATTCCTGCAAGCTCTCAATAACCTCTTCAATCGGCTTCTTCTCGGCGACAATCATTAAACAGACCCCCTTTCCCGGTTCTCAAGCCACCTTTTGTTTCCTGACCAGCTTTATTGGATTTGGACCCATCTCTTTTATTTTTTCCGTCATCTCCTGGGCAATCTGCGCAAAACGGGGCCCCTCGCTGGAAGACAGGTTGTACATCTGAACGCGCTGGCCGCCCGTGCCAATGGCTTCCAGGATTTTCTGGGCCTGTTCCACCCGCTTCCGAGCCTGAAGGTTTCCGGTGTTGAAACGGCAGTCGCCTTCCAGACA comes from Deltaproteobacteria bacterium and encodes:
- a CDS encoding hydrogenase iron-sulfur subunit is translated as MRLQYPSTIRIIKVPCTGKVDIIHILRAFEKGVDGVYVVGCLEGDCRFNTGNLQARKRVEQAQKILEAIGTGGQRVQMYNLSSSEGPRFAQIAQEMTEKIKEMGPNPIKLVRKQKVA